The sequence below is a genomic window from Brooklawnia cerclae.
GCATTGGGCGTCGCCACCTACATCTCGGAATACGCCCCCGAGGGTATGAAGCGCTTGTTCACCAACATCATCGATCTGATGGCGGCCATTCCTTCGGTTGTCTACGGCCTATGGGGGATGTTCTGGCTCGAGAACAGGCTGCTGCCGGTGGCGCAGTGGATAAGTACCTGGTTCGGCTGGATTCCCATCTTCTCGGTGACCGCGTTCGATCCGGACAACCCGTTGGCCACCCCGACGGTGTTCACCGCGTCGGCCACGCTGGCAGGCCTGGTGGTGGCCATGATGGTCGCCCCGATCGCTGCCTCGATCATGCGTGAGGTGTTCGCGCAGGCTCCCACGGGCGAGCGGGAGGGCGCGCTGGCGCTGGGGTCGACGAAGTGGGGAATGATCACCTCGGTGGTGTACCCGTTCGGTGTCGGCGGCATCATCGGCGGGACGATGCTCGGCCTGGGCCGAGCGCTGGGCGAGACGATCGCCGTCTATCTGGTGATCAGCCCGATCTTCGTCATCAACCCACATCTGCTGTCGACGGGCACGAACAGCATTTCCTCGTTGATCGCGCTGCGCTACGGCGAGGCGAGCGACTTCGAGCTGTCGGGCCTGATGGCCGCGGGTCTGGTCCTGTTCCTGATCACGATGGCCGTGAACTTCGTAGCCGGCTTCATCGTCAACCGATCCCGTTCCGGGGCATCGAGCTAGGAGGAAGATCGCGATGGCGATCTCTGTGGTGAATCCGCCTGTTGTGCGCACGCATGTGCCGGGTCGGGAGAAGGGGCCGGATGGCTCCATGCAGACCGCCCAGCGGGGGATAGAGCAGCGGCGCAATCTGGGGAAGATACGTCGCGAGGACGTGTTCCGGCTGGTCGGTGCCGTGGCGGGGGCGATCGGCATGACGAGTTGGCTGTTCACTCAGGTGACCCCGTTCCACGGCGGGTTGCCGTTCGTGCTGATCGCCTATGTGCTGTTTCTGGGGATGTTCGTCGTGCTGATCAGCTTCGACGACGACCGGGTGACGATCAAGGACCGTGTGATGGCGGTGATCATCCACTCGGCGGCTGTGGTGCTCCTGTTGGCCTTGGTGGTCGTGGTGGTGTTCACGCTGGGCCGGGGCTCGGAGGCTTTCCTGCACTGGAACTTCTGGGTGCAGGACCTGGCATTAGCAGGCCCGCTCGATCCGTTGACCGTGGGCGGCATGGCGCACGCGGCGCTGGGCACCCTGTACATGATCTCGATCTCGCTGGCGATCTCGATTCCGCTGGCGCTGCTGACGGCCGTGTGCATGTCGGAGTTCCCGTCGCCGTTCACCCGGATGGTGCGGACGGTGACCGAGGCGATGACGGCCCTGCCCTCGATCGTGTGCGGCCTGTTCATCTATGCCACGTACATCCTGCTGCTCGGCTTCGACAAGTCGGGGTTCGCCGCGAGTCTGGCGGTGACGATCATGATCCTGCCGATCATCACTCGTTCGGCCGATGTGGTGTTGCGCCTGGTGCCGCAGACCCTGAAGGAGGCCGCCCTGGCCACCGGCGCCAGCCGTTGGCGAACCGTGTGGCATGTGGTGCTCCCCACCTCCCGGTCTGGCCTGATGACCGCGATCGTGTTGGGGACCGCCCGTGGTATCGGCGAGACCAGCCCGGTGCTCTTGACTGCCGGTTACACGACGTTCTTCAACCTCAACCCGTTCAGCGGCCCCATGGTGTCGCTGCCGTTCGCCACGTTCACCTTGGTGAAGAGCCCCGAGCCCACTCAGATCGCTCGTGGTTTCGGTGCCGCGGCGGTGCTCATGGTGCTCGTTTTCCTGCTGTTCATGATCGGACGCATCATCGGCGGCAACGGCGCAGGGGTTTTGACGCCCCGTCAGCTCGCTCGCACGCGACACGCCAGCCG
It includes:
- the pstC gene encoding phosphate ABC transporter permease subunit PstC, which produces MLTPEGPNPADDGEAPTSPASARDAALDQLDRERRSMRELGLDPSPAPRAARVDPSRAIASSAGIGDRIFKVTAHGGGVLVLLIMSLVGLFLLWRGFRAIDVAGWSFLTTQDWEPNSGHFGVAAVLFGTITIALIAILVALPLALGVATYISEYAPEGMKRLFTNIIDLMAAIPSVVYGLWGMFWLENRLLPVAQWISTWFGWIPIFSVTAFDPDNPLATPTVFTASATLAGLVVAMMVAPIAASIMREVFAQAPTGEREGALALGSTKWGMITSVVYPFGVGGIIGGTMLGLGRALGETIAVYLVISPIFVINPHLLSTGTNSISSLIALRYGEASDFELSGLMAAGLVLFLITMAVNFVAGFIVNRSRSGASS
- the pstA gene encoding phosphate ABC transporter permease PstA, with the protein product MAISVVNPPVVRTHVPGREKGPDGSMQTAQRGIEQRRNLGKIRREDVFRLVGAVAGAIGMTSWLFTQVTPFHGGLPFVLIAYVLFLGMFVVLISFDDDRVTIKDRVMAVIIHSAAVVLLLALVVVVVFTLGRGSEAFLHWNFWVQDLALAGPLDPLTVGGMAHAALGTLYMISISLAISIPLALLTAVCMSEFPSPFTRMVRTVTEAMTALPSIVCGLFIYATYILLLGFDKSGFAASLAVTIMILPIITRSADVVLRLVPQTLKEAALATGASRWRTVWHVVLPTSRSGLMTAIVLGTARGIGETSPVLLTAGYTTFFNLNPFSGPMVSLPFATFTLVKSPEPTQIARGFGAAAVLMVLVFLLFMIGRIIGGNGAGVLTPRQLARTRHASRRDLARLEGRFGAPSSARQGAEVNRV